The sequence below is a genomic window from Longimicrobiales bacterium.
GCGGCTGTCTGGTTGCCACATCGTTCGATGGCAAGCTCGACGGCAGGACCATCGAGGGCGCGTTCGCGAGCCGGCACGAGGGGACGGGGTCGCTCCAGGAAGGACGGTGGCGCGTCACCCGGACTTCTGCCGCAGGACCCTAGGCTTCAGTCGCAACCGCTGCTCAGGTTGCGGGCTTCGCGCGCGTTCGGGAACAGATCGCGGGCCGCGAGGGCGTGCTCGCAGCGTGCCTCGCGGCCGAGACCGCTGCCACGGCGTGCGAGCCGCACATGCAGACGGTAGCCGCCCGGATCGATGAACGAAGCACGCGACAGCCACGTCCTGCTGCTGCTGTTCGCGTATATGCCCATGCCAGTGAGCTGCGCCGCACTGCGCAGTGCCCCGATCGCGGCAATGAACAGCAGCACGATCACGGCCGCGGTGCCGGCCGTCGATCGCGCGGCGCCCATTGTTGCCGGCGCTGCGGGCGTGGCGTTGAACCGCGTCTCTTCACGCGCCGGTTCCGGCGGCACGAGTGCGCCCGCGGCCGCGAACACGAGCAGCGTCGGCAGCGCCAGCAGCAGCACGGCGTCGAACATTCCGGCAACCGTCGCGGCGAGCAGCGTGGCGAGCAGCGCAGTCGCGCCGAGTGCCTCATCGGGGTCGTCCCCGCGCACCAGCTGTCGGGCCGCCTGGATGCCCATCGCGGCCAGTGCCAGTACGAGCAGCAGGGTCGCCGCGAAACCGCGCTCCGAGATGAACGCGATCCAGTCGCTGCTCGGCCACGGGTTCGATGTCATGCCCGGCTCGCTGTTGTCCAGCGACGGGTCACGATCCGCGGCGTAGTCCGGATACACGACCGGCCAGTTCCCCGGCCCCACGCCCAGCACGGGATGCGCGGCTGCCATGCGCAGCGACTGACGATACTGCACCAGACGGCCCCGGCCGCTCCCCTCCTGGTAGTTCGCAACGCCGGTAAGCGATTCGAGGTACGGGTTGTCACTCCGCCAGTTCAGAGCGTTCGGCACGAGCGTCGCCGCGGCAATGCCTGCGCCGGCAAGCACCAGGATCACGATCACCCGCAGCCACGTACGGCCGTGTCGCCTGAGTGTCGGCGAGACGGCCAGCGCCGTCAGCAGCACGACCAGCACGGCGCCGCAGGCAAGAAAGCCCGCGCGAGATCGGGTCAGCACGAGTGTCGCCGCCGCCAGCATCGCACCGATGCCCGCGATCAGCCAGCGCGTCCAGCTCGTTGCGCGCAGCGACACCAGCAGGATGATGGGCAGCCCGAACGCCGCCATGTGTGCGATGGAGTTCCGGTTGCCTAATGTGCCGCCGGGCGCGCGGTTGAGTGAGAAGAAATCCGTCTCCACTCCATACGTCTGGAGCAGCGCCGTACCGGTGCCCACGACCACCGCGAGCGCGATCGCGCCGAGCAGTGAATGGGCGAGGCCCGCACGCCGTAGTGCACGTGCGCTCCAGTAGATGACCACCCCGGACGCACTCGCAGCCAGTGCACGCACGGCCAGCCAGCCGTTTTCCGCGAAGACTGCCGACACCGAGCCCGCCAGGACGAACGCGGTGAGCAGCACATCGATACGGTTGAACGTGAGTCGCCGTATGGCACGCAGAGCTGACAGGCCGGCGATCACCGCCGTGACGTGCAGCACCAGCTCTTTCGCCACGTAAAACCGGTCCAGCTCGAATTCCTTCCATGTCACCGCAGCCAGCACGACCGCGACAGCCCCGATCTGCAGCGCGCGCAGTGCGAGGTATTCCGATCTGCCCGGGAGTGGTGGAGCTATGTGGAGAGCTGCAGGCGCGCGGTCCTGCGGGGATGTGACAGGAATGCG
It includes:
- a CDS encoding O-antigen ligase family protein, with protein sequence MAEHERIPVTSPQDRAPAALHIAPPLPGRSEYLALRALQIGAVAVVLAAVTWKEFELDRFYVAKELVLHVTAVIAGLSALRAIRRLTFNRIDVLLTAFVLAGSVSAVFAENGWLAVRALAASASGVVIYWSARALRRAGLAHSLLGAIALAVVVGTGTALLQTYGVETDFFSLNRAPGGTLGNRNSIAHMAAFGLPIILLVSLRATSWTRWLIAGIGAMLAAATLVLTRSRAGFLACGAVLVVLLTALAVSPTLRRHGRTWLRVIVILVLAGAGIAAATLVPNALNWRSDNPYLESLTGVANYQEGSGRGRLVQYRQSLRMAAAHPVLGVGPGNWPVVYPDYAADRDPSLDNSEPGMTSNPWPSSDWIAFISERGFAATLLLVLALAAMGIQAARQLVRGDDPDEALGATALLATLLAATVAGMFDAVLLLALPTLLVFAAAGALVPPEPAREETRFNATPAAPATMGAARSTAGTAAVIVLLFIAAIGALRSAAQLTGMGIYANSSSRTWLSRASFIDPGGYRLHVRLARRGSGLGREARCEHALAARDLFPNAREARNLSSGCD